In Aestuariibaculum lutulentum, one DNA window encodes the following:
- the rplL gene encoding 50S ribosomal protein L7/L12 → MADLKDFAEQLVNLTVKEVNELATILKEEYGIEPAAAAAVAVAGPAAGGEAEEAQTEFDVVLKSAGASKLAVVKLVKELTGLGLKEAKELVDGAPSNLKEGVSKDEAEGLKASLEEAGAEVELK, encoded by the coding sequence ATGGCAGATTTAAAAGATTTCGCAGAACAATTAGTTAACTTAACAGTAAAAGAAGTAAACGAGTTAGCTACTATATTAAAAGAAGAGTACGGTATTGAGCCTGCTGCTGCTGCTGCAGTTGCTGTTGCTGGTCCTGCTGCTGGTGGTGAGGCTGAAGAAGCTCAAACTGAGTTTGACGTAGTATTAAAATCAGCTGGTGCATCTAAATTGGCAGTAGTTAAATTAGTTAAAGAATTAACTGGTTTAGGATTAAAAGAAGCTAAAGAATTAGTTGACGGAGCTCCAAGTAACTTAAAAGAAGGAGTATCTAAAGACGAAGCTGAAGGCTTAAAAGCATCTTTAGAAGAAGCAGGAGCTGAGGTTGAGCTTAAATAA
- the rplJ gene encoding 50S ribosomal protein L10 has product MTREEKSQVIEELTLELANNANIYLADISGLNAGTTSDFRRAAFKANVKMAVVKNTLLEKAMEASEKNFEDLPSVLKGNTIVMYSETGNAPAKLIKNFRKKAEKPLLKGAFIEEAVYIGDNQLDALVDIKSREELLGEIVGLLQSPAKNVVSALKSSGGKLAGILKTLSEKEG; this is encoded by the coding sequence ATGACAAGAGAAGAAAAATCACAAGTAATTGAGGAGTTAACATTAGAATTAGCTAACAATGCAAATATCTATTTAGCAGATATTTCTGGATTAAACGCAGGAACTACCTCAGATTTTCGTCGTGCTGCTTTTAAAGCAAACGTGAAAATGGCAGTTGTTAAAAACACATTACTTGAAAAAGCAATGGAAGCTTCAGAGAAAAATTTCGAAGATCTTCCTTCTGTTTTAAAAGGAAATACAATCGTAATGTATTCTGAAACAGGTAATGCGCCAGCTAAGTTAATTAAAAACTTCCGTAAAAAAGCTGAAAAACCTTTATTAAAAGGAGCGTTTATTGAGGAAGCAGTTTATATCGGCGACAACCAATTAGACGCCTTAGTAGACATCAAGTCTCGTGAGGAGTTATTAGGAGAGATTGTTGGATTATTACAATCGCCTGCTAAGAACGTTGTTTCAGCGCTTAAATCAAGCGGTGGTAAATTAGCTGGTATTCTTAAAACACTATCTGAAAAAGAAGGATAG
- the rplA gene encoding 50S ribosomal protein L1 encodes MARLTRKQKEALAKIEKGRIYSLNEASELVKEITNTKFDASVDIAVRLGVDPRKANQMVRGVVSLPHGTGKDMKVLALVTPDKEAEAKEAGADYVGLDEYLDQIKNGWTDVDVIITMPSVMGKLGPLGRVLGPRGLMPNPKTGTVTMDIAKAVTEVKAGKIDFKVDKTGIVHAAIGKASFSADKIADNANELIQTLIKLKPTAAKGTYVKSIFLSSTMSPSVAVDPKVS; translated from the coding sequence ATGGCAAGATTAACAAGAAAGCAAAAAGAAGCTTTAGCAAAGATTGAAAAAGGGAGAATTTACTCTCTTAACGAAGCATCAGAGTTAGTAAAGGAAATTACTAATACTAAATTTGACGCTTCAGTTGATATCGCTGTACGTTTAGGAGTAGATCCTCGTAAAGCTAACCAGATGGTAAGAGGGGTAGTATCATTACCTCACGGAACTGGTAAAGACATGAAAGTATTAGCATTAGTAACTCCAGATAAGGAAGCAGAAGCTAAAGAAGCTGGAGCAGATTACGTAGGTTTAGATGAGTACCTTGATCAAATCAAGAACGGATGGACTGACGTAGATGTTATCATCACTATGCCAAGTGTTATGGGTAAATTAGGTCCATTAGGACGTGTATTAGGTCCTCGTGGTTTAATGCCTAACCCAAAAACTGGTACAGTAACTATGGACATCGCTAAAGCTGTAACAGAAGTGAAAGCTGGTAAAATCGACTTCAAAGTTGATAAAACTGGTATCGTTCACGCTGCAATTGGAAAAGCATCTTTCAGTGCTGATAAAATCGCAGATAACGCAAATGAATTAATTCAAACATTAATAAAACTTAAGCCAACTGCTGCTAAAGGTACTTACGTAAAAAGTATTTTCCTTTCTAGTACTATGAGTCCTAGTGTTGCTGTTGATCCTAAAGTTAGTTAA